A genomic region of Mycolicibacterium poriferae contains the following coding sequences:
- a CDS encoding alpha/beta hydrolase: MSAIDAFFTVWARARRTFGAGTPAAGTQFDAGTELRQLGVEVESAAPHAVWSGGAATVYGATNTAHRERFDRLADLDHRLGRSVDRSAELVGAGRQRLDALRQWVSDAAASVPPGKFQEAQLTQIASTGLGRLQDIVLGTHTDLGVVAQDIVKLTTEYESVTSDEKLSGGVEEGEEKPDEATDKTDMSSGDINEVDHANRDMLEEMRQEYQQLPDGQVKTDRLADIAAIDEALQTPGSHLIYLEKPDDPSQMIPAATSVGDPFTADHVSTTVPGVSGTTRGAIAGMTREAAELRNEAIEVAKTADPDNPISTNIATVAWVGYQPPANLGQTSVLDDDLAQAGAPKLTSFLGDLDAASRNPGQTTALFGHSYGSLTSGIALGDGASEYVDNAVLYGSPGFQAVTPADLGMTDDNFFVMATSDDPINYVADLAPLHGWGASPNDVIDNGDGTLRFRFEHLETDAGNTPIPGYESKTGASGHSDYGRNAGERMTGYNLAAILLDRPDLTVRETPLSW; the protein is encoded by the coding sequence ATGAGCGCGATCGACGCGTTCTTCACGGTCTGGGCACGCGCACGCCGCACCTTCGGTGCGGGCACGCCGGCGGCAGGCACGCAATTCGATGCAGGCACCGAACTGCGGCAGTTGGGCGTCGAGGTCGAATCAGCGGCGCCGCATGCAGTGTGGTCCGGCGGAGCCGCGACGGTGTACGGGGCCACGAACACCGCCCACCGAGAGCGGTTCGATCGACTGGCCGACCTCGATCACCGTCTCGGCCGCAGCGTCGACCGCTCCGCCGAACTCGTCGGCGCAGGCCGCCAGCGACTCGACGCACTCCGGCAATGGGTCAGCGACGCCGCGGCAAGCGTGCCCCCGGGCAAGTTCCAGGAGGCGCAGCTCACTCAGATCGCCAGCACCGGTCTGGGGCGGCTGCAGGACATCGTGCTCGGCACCCACACCGACCTCGGCGTCGTCGCGCAGGACATCGTCAAGCTCACGACCGAGTACGAGTCGGTGACCTCCGACGAGAAACTGTCGGGCGGTGTCGAGGAGGGCGAGGAGAAACCCGATGAGGCCACAGACAAAACCGACATGTCGTCCGGCGACATCAACGAGGTCGACCACGCCAACCGCGACATGCTCGAGGAGATGCGACAGGAGTACCAACAGCTTCCCGACGGCCAGGTCAAGACCGACCGGCTCGCCGACATCGCAGCAATCGACGAGGCACTGCAGACACCGGGCTCGCACCTGATCTACCTGGAGAAACCGGACGACCCGTCGCAGATGATCCCGGCAGCGACGTCGGTGGGCGACCCGTTCACCGCCGACCATGTCTCGACCACCGTGCCCGGCGTCTCGGGCACGACCCGGGGCGCCATCGCCGGCATGACCCGCGAAGCAGCCGAGTTGCGCAACGAGGCGATCGAGGTAGCCAAAACGGCCGACCCCGACAACCCGATCAGCACCAACATCGCGACCGTGGCGTGGGTGGGCTACCAGCCGCCCGCCAACCTGGGCCAGACCTCGGTCCTCGACGACGACCTCGCTCAAGCCGGCGCACCGAAGCTGACCTCGTTCCTCGGCGACCTCGACGCCGCGTCCCGTAACCCCGGGCAGACGACCGCGCTGTTCGGGCACTCCTACGGCTCGCTGACATCCGGCATCGCCCTGGGCGACGGAGCGAGCGAATACGTCGACAACGCGGTCCTCTACGGCTCCCCCGGCTTCCAGGCCGTCACCCCTGCCGATCTCGGGATGACCGACGACAACTTCTTCGTCATGGCGACCTCTGACGACCCGATCAATTACGTCGCCGACCTGGCGCCGCTGCACGGCTGGGGCGCCAGCCCCAACGATGTCATCGACAACGGCGACGGAACGCTGCGGTTCCGCTTCGAGCACCTCGAGACCGACGCCGGAAACACACCGATTCCGGGTTACGAGTCCAAGACCGGCGCGTCGGGGCACTCCGACTACGGCCGCAACGCCGGCGAACGAATGACCGGCTATAACCTGGCAGCGATCCTGCTCGACCGCCCCGACCTCACGGTCAGAGAGACGCCGCTGTCATGGTGA
- a CDS encoding integrase catalytic domain-containing protein → MEGKIDMAARRQVTNKLRGQYRKASKADRSKILDRVVSTTGMGRSTARRMLTGPKLADPAEQVDGRALRARGFSDDARALLEHVWALMGMPCGKYLAVMCGLWLPLLAEAGDLDKPFATEAALAELKAMSAATVDRYLKPARDRMRIKGISTTKPSPLLRNSITIRTCADEAPDAPGVIEADTVAHCGPTLIGEFARTLTMTDLAIGWTENCSIRNNASKAITAGIAELQQRFPFDLVIFDSDCGSEFINHDVAGWLQARDIAQTRSRPYQKNDQAHVESKNNHVVRKHAFYWRYDTPDELELLNRLWKLVSLRLNFFTPTKKPVGYTTTEDGRRKRIYDKPATPWQRLQTSGILDAHQLSNVAARIEGINPADLTRQINTIQMQLLDLAQAKTEALAAARHLDLEALQPSINRLATAK, encoded by the coding sequence GTGGAAGGCAAGATCGATATGGCTGCGAGGCGGCAGGTAACGAACAAACTGCGAGGTCAGTACCGCAAGGCATCCAAGGCGGACCGGAGCAAGATTTTGGACCGGGTGGTGTCCACGACCGGGATGGGTCGTTCGACGGCCCGGCGGATGCTGACCGGCCCGAAGCTGGCGGACCCGGCCGAGCAGGTCGATGGGCGCGCGCTGCGGGCGCGGGGCTTCAGCGATGACGCCAGGGCGCTGCTGGAGCACGTGTGGGCATTGATGGGCATGCCGTGCGGCAAGTACCTGGCGGTCATGTGCGGCCTGTGGCTGCCGTTGCTGGCCGAGGCCGGTGATCTTGACAAGCCGTTCGCCACCGAGGCGGCATTGGCTGAGCTCAAGGCAATGAGCGCGGCGACCGTGGACCGGTACTTGAAACCGGCCCGAGACCGAATGCGCATCAAGGGTATCTCGACGACCAAACCCTCACCGCTGCTGCGGAACTCGATCACCATTCGCACCTGTGCCGATGAGGCGCCCGACGCCCCGGGGGTGATCGAGGCCGACACCGTGGCGCACTGCGGCCCGACGCTGATCGGCGAGTTCGCCCGCACGCTCACGATGACCGACCTCGCGATTGGCTGGACCGAGAACTGCTCGATCCGCAACAACGCCTCGAAGGCGATCACGGCGGGCATCGCCGAGTTGCAGCAGCGGTTCCCCTTCGACCTGGTGATCTTCGACTCAGACTGCGGGTCTGAGTTCATCAATCACGATGTCGCGGGCTGGCTGCAGGCCCGCGACATCGCCCAGACTCGCTCGCGGCCGTACCAGAAGAACGACCAAGCCCATGTGGAGTCGAAGAACAACCATGTGGTGCGCAAACACGCGTTCTACTGGCGCTATGACACCCCCGACGAGCTGGAGCTACTCAACCGACTGTGGAAGCTGGTATCGCTGCGCCTGAACTTCTTCACCCCGACCAAAAAACCCGTTGGCTACACCACCACCGAAGACGGTCGCCGCAAGCGCATCTACGACAAGCCAGCCACCCCGTGGCAGCGCCTGCAAACATCGGGAATCCTTGATGCACACCAACTCTCGAACGTTGCCGCCCGAATCGAGGGCATCAACCCGGCCGATTTGACCCGGCAGATCAACACCATCCAGATGCAACTCCTGGATCTGGCCCAGGCCAAGACCGAGGCCCTCGCCGCCGCCCGCCACCTCGACCTGGAAGCATTGCAACCGTCAATCAACCGATTGGCCACGGCGAAGTAA
- a CDS encoding DUF6636 domain-containing protein, whose amino-acid sequence MKLVVAAAAVGAIGCLGLPTAGADLVGFTSPSGNIGCILADGTVRCDVAERDWAPPPRPSDCPDFTDYGQGITLGTTGRASFVCAGDTALGSGPALPYGQFEAGGGVSCTSEPSGMRCSNSDGHGFTISRQDYTLF is encoded by the coding sequence ATGAAACTGGTGGTCGCGGCAGCAGCGGTGGGCGCGATCGGGTGCCTCGGCCTTCCGACGGCCGGCGCTGACCTCGTCGGCTTCACCTCACCGAGCGGGAACATCGGCTGCATCCTCGCCGACGGCACGGTGCGTTGCGACGTCGCCGAGCGGGACTGGGCACCTCCCCCACGCCCGAGCGACTGCCCGGACTTCACCGACTACGGCCAAGGCATCACCCTCGGAACCACCGGGCGGGCGAGCTTCGTCTGCGCCGGAGACACCGCCTTGGGCAGCGGCCCCGCCCTGCCGTACGGGCAGTTCGAGGCGGGCGGCGGCGTGAGCTGCACCAGCGAGCCGTCGGGTATGCGGTGCTCGAACTCGGATGGCCACGGGTTCACCATCTCCCGGCAGGACTACACGCTGTTTTGA
- a CDS encoding GAF and ANTAR domain-containing protein, translated as MSDSYTERDIHAQIARLARDLHSYEHSGKTIDTLLLAVTRQAVGMLDEVDHAGVTLVDRRGRVRSTAATGPVPTRIDELQDTHQQGPCLQTIREHITVRVKDFGSEERWPSFVEDLLAQTPVRSSLSVLLYTEDSELGALNLYAEEAGVLDDSVEDMAVALGAHAAIALSAARRSEQFHSALFTRDAIGQAKGIIMERYKIGAGAAFELLTRLSQDSNTPLAQIAQELIEADFPPADS; from the coding sequence ATGAGCGACTCCTACACGGAACGCGACATTCATGCGCAGATCGCGCGGTTGGCGCGCGACCTGCATTCGTACGAACATTCCGGCAAGACGATCGACACGTTGCTGCTTGCGGTCACCCGGCAGGCGGTCGGCATGCTCGACGAGGTCGACCACGCGGGAGTCACCCTCGTCGACCGCCGCGGCCGGGTGCGCTCGACGGCGGCGACCGGGCCCGTTCCAACCCGCATCGACGAGTTGCAGGACACCCACCAGCAGGGGCCCTGCCTGCAGACGATCCGCGAACACATCACGGTACGGGTGAAGGATTTCGGTTCTGAGGAGCGCTGGCCCTCGTTCGTCGAAGATCTGCTCGCCCAGACGCCGGTGCGGTCGTCGTTGTCGGTGCTGCTCTACACCGAGGATTCCGAACTCGGCGCGCTGAACCTCTACGCCGAGGAGGCCGGGGTACTCGACGACAGCGTCGAGGACATGGCTGTCGCGCTGGGCGCCCACGCGGCGATCGCGCTGTCGGCGGCCCGTCGGTCCGAACAATTTCACAGCGCGCTGTTCACTCGCGACGCTATCGGGCAGGCCAAGGGAATCATCATGGAGCGCTACAAGATCGGGGCGGGCGCGGCATTCGAGCTCCTCACCCGCCTGTCGCAGGACAGCAACACGCCGCTGGCGCAGATCGCTCAGGAGCTGATCGAGGCGGACTTCCCGCCGGCCGACTCCTGA
- a CDS encoding DUF6893 family small protein has product MKRTIKPAVLTAGIAAAAYLGWREYPALKRYLKLSRM; this is encoded by the coding sequence ATGAAGCGGACTATCAAGCCTGCCGTGTTGACCGCCGGAATCGCTGCGGCGGCATACCTCGGCTGGCGGGAGTATCCGGCATTGAAGCGCTACCTCAAGTTGTCTCGCATGTGA
- a CDS encoding DUF5947 family protein codes for MTGSAPALRRILGRRAPPGHGAELLHCELCGAPVADMHRHLLDERSGAPLCVCHPCTVLFDRPAAGGDHYRLIPDRRVRMAPFPTKGLGVPVGLAYLVAQPDGVVVANYPNPLGSTHYEVEPQQWRDVVGQRPELDGLAPTVEAVLINTVHGAEQHWIVPIDDCYRLVAIIRTHWRGLSGGNEVWPAIDAFFDELPRGNRHFGI; via the coding sequence ATGACGGGGTCGGCACCGGCGCTACGAAGGATTCTCGGTCGCCGGGCGCCACCGGGCCACGGCGCCGAACTGCTGCATTGCGAACTGTGCGGGGCCCCGGTTGCCGACATGCACCGTCACCTGCTCGACGAACGAAGTGGCGCGCCGCTGTGCGTCTGCCATCCGTGCACAGTTCTGTTCGACCGTCCGGCCGCGGGCGGCGACCACTACCGCCTGATCCCGGATCGACGCGTGCGAATGGCGCCCTTCCCGACGAAGGGACTCGGCGTGCCGGTCGGGCTTGCATACCTGGTCGCACAACCCGACGGTGTGGTGGTGGCGAACTATCCCAACCCGTTGGGGTCCACCCACTATGAGGTTGAGCCCCAGCAGTGGCGAGATGTGGTCGGACAGCGACCCGAGCTCGACGGTCTGGCGCCGACCGTGGAGGCGGTCTTGATCAACACCGTCCATGGCGCCGAGCAGCACTGGATCGTGCCGATCGACGACTGCTACCGCCTGGTGGCCATCATCCGAACGCACTGGCGAGGTCTTTCCGGCGGCAATGAGGTGTGGCCGGCCATCGACGCCTTCTTCGACGAGCTACCGAGAGGTAACCGACACTTCGGCATTTGA
- a CDS encoding NifU family protein: MADMAGPGMSDEDVGAQLQRLDELLSEVESVPGPAGEIAVDAVSTLAGVYGEALQRALACTVGEARDRFLEDELLRHLLVLHDIHPDPVEVRVARAVGDLAPVVAEQGGHVEFAGLDGEVATIRLSASGCGSQGLGDAVREAVLGIAPELSDVMVVAAQKNQAAFIPLDLVAARPSLDGAQP; the protein is encoded by the coding sequence ATGGCTGACATGGCTGGCCCCGGCATGTCCGACGAGGATGTCGGTGCCCAACTACAGCGACTCGACGAGTTGCTGTCGGAGGTCGAAAGTGTTCCCGGCCCAGCAGGAGAGATCGCCGTCGATGCGGTGTCCACGCTGGCCGGTGTCTACGGTGAGGCGCTCCAGCGCGCACTGGCCTGCACGGTCGGCGAGGCACGAGACCGCTTCCTCGAGGACGAGCTGCTGCGGCACCTGTTGGTGCTCCACGATATTCACCCCGATCCGGTCGAGGTCCGGGTGGCTCGTGCAGTCGGTGACCTGGCTCCCGTGGTGGCCGAGCAAGGCGGACACGTCGAATTCGCCGGCCTCGACGGAGAGGTGGCCACCATCCGGCTGTCCGCCAGCGGGTGCGGTTCCCAGGGTCTCGGTGACGCCGTGAGAGAGGCGGTACTCGGCATCGCCCCGGAGCTCTCGGACGTCATGGTAGTCGCCGCACAGAAGAATCAGGCGGCCTTCATCCCCCTCGATCTTGTCGCCGCACGGCCGTCGCTCGACGGAGCGCAGCCATGA